The proteins below are encoded in one region of Nitrosomonas ureae:
- the hemB gene encoding porphobilinogen synthase, whose product MFPYSHFPQRRMRRMRHDKFSRNLMREAHLLPNDFIYPVFVLDGKKRSENIESMPGVVRQSVDILMVQAERCMRLGIPALAIFPVIDIEQKNLTASEAYNPDGLVPRTIKQLKTSFPELGIITDIALDPYTIHGQDGLIDQSGYVMNDETVQVLCQQALVHAQAGADIVAPSDMMDGRISAIRNSLDNHKLIHTRILAYSAKYASSFYGPFRDAVGSSKNLGTGNKYTYQMDPANSDEALWEVGLDLDEGADMVMIKPGMPYLDIIRRVKDQFGAPTFVYQVSGEYAMLKASVINGWLNEESCVLESLLAFKRAGADGILTYYAVEAAEWLRNLE is encoded by the coding sequence ATGTTCCCCTATAGTCATTTTCCTCAAAGAAGAATGCGTCGAATGCGACACGATAAGTTCTCTCGTAATTTGATGCGAGAAGCCCATCTTCTGCCAAATGATTTTATTTATCCGGTTTTTGTTTTAGATGGAAAGAAACGTAGTGAAAATATCGAATCAATGCCTGGGGTAGTGAGACAGAGTGTTGATATTTTAATGGTTCAGGCAGAGAGATGTATGCGCCTTGGTATTCCAGCTCTTGCTATTTTTCCAGTTATAGATATTGAGCAGAAAAATCTAACTGCTAGCGAGGCATATAATCCTGACGGACTTGTGCCGCGAACAATAAAACAGCTAAAGACTAGCTTTCCTGAGTTGGGAATAATTACCGATATTGCTTTGGATCCATATACAATTCACGGTCAAGATGGTTTGATCGATCAGTCTGGTTATGTGATGAATGATGAAACAGTACAGGTTCTTTGTCAGCAAGCATTGGTCCATGCTCAGGCAGGTGCAGATATCGTCGCACCCTCGGACATGATGGATGGGCGTATTTCCGCAATTAGAAATAGTTTAGACAATCATAAACTTATTCATACGCGCATTCTAGCCTATTCTGCTAAGTACGCTTCGAGTTTTTATGGTCCATTTCGCGATGCTGTGGGATCCTCCAAGAATCTAGGTACTGGTAACAAATATACTTATCAAATGGATCCTGCGAATTCCGATGAAGCGTTATGGGAGGTTGGATTAGATTTGGATGAAGGAGCTGATATGGTAATGATTAAACCGGGTATGCCTTATTTAGATATCATTCGCCGTGTCAAAGATCAGTTTGGAGCACCAACATTTGTTTATCAAGTTAGTGGTGAGTATGCAATGCTCAAAGCCTCTGTGATCAACGGTTGGTTAAATGAAGAATCTTGTGTATTGGAGTCATTGCTTGCTTTTAAGCGCGCGGGGGCGGACGGAATTCTAACTTATTATGCTGTCGAAGCGGCTGAATGGCTTAGAAATTTAGAATAA
- the yihA gene encoding ribosome biogenesis GTP-binding protein YihA/YsxC, which produces MPHLLNATFYTSAHERWDLPKHSGIEIAFSGRSNAGKSSVINTLTNRNHLAFVSKTPGRTQLINFFQLASNQFLVDLPGYGYAKVPEHVRQHWKSLLSNYLQTRTSLRGLILVMDIRHPLKPHDIQMLDWFSSTGKVIHILLTKADKLSKMRANITLQKVALFLKEFYPQCSVQLFSSITNIGVDDAMTVITEWLRIN; this is translated from the coding sequence ATGCCTCACTTATTGAATGCGACTTTTTATACTTCTGCCCATGAGAGATGGGATTTACCAAAGCATTCCGGCATTGAAATCGCGTTTTCTGGACGATCAAATGCCGGGAAATCAAGCGTTATCAATACACTAACTAATAGAAATCACTTGGCTTTTGTTAGTAAGACACCAGGACGCACACAACTAATCAATTTTTTTCAATTAGCATCAAATCAATTTCTCGTTGACTTACCTGGATATGGTTACGCTAAAGTTCCAGAGCATGTGCGGCAACACTGGAAAAGCTTATTAAGCAACTATTTGCAAACTCGTACCTCACTAAGGGGGTTGATATTAGTAATGGATATTCGTCATCCTCTGAAACCTCATGATATTCAAATGCTTGACTGGTTCTCATCTACAGGAAAAGTAATTCATATTTTATTAACCAAAGCTGACAAACTGAGTAAAATGCGAGCAAATATTACTTTACAGAAAGTAGCTCTATTTCTAAAGGAATTTTATCCGCAATGTAGTGTGCAACTATTTTCAAGTATAACAAATATTGGTGTTGATGATGCAATGACTGTTATAACTGAATGGCTGCGCATAAATTAA
- a CDS encoding penicillin-binding protein 1A codes for MLARWLYYFFLAFSALGLIGILLAGFAALVIYSNLPSLETLTDYRPKIPLRIYSDEGLLIGEFGAERRNVVTISQVPENLKQSILAAEDDRFYEHGGVDYLGVLRAAYSNFSAGSVRQGASTITMQVARNFFLTREKTFTRKLSETLLAFKIEHNLTKDKILELYINQIYLGQRSYGFAAAAQTYFGKSLQEINIGEAAMLAGLPKAPSSYNPISNPKRAKSRQLYVLGRLYKLNYISSKELSELEKQSVAVKKRSTTSAMPAEYVAEMVRQVIYDRYQEDAYNKGIKVYTTIRQLDQESAYQALRKNVIEYDRRWGYRGPEGFIDLLKNGTNQEKTLNDALDEINDSDDIYAAVVLTAKPNKVQAYRRGGEIIEITGDGLNFVQKFLTEKKEPGKKYIIPGALIRIQKNPNNVWRIVQLPEVESALVSIDSNDGAIRALVGGFDFYKNQFNHVTQAWRQPGSSFKPFIYSAALEKDFTPATIINDAPLSFSATQTGSQLWEPKNFDGKFEGPIRMRTALTKSKNLASIRILQAIGIRYAQDYITRFGFDAERHPPYLPMALGAGSVTPMQMAVGYAVFANGGFRVAPYFIKSIEDEKGNVIEQFHPISVSSGAKRVIDPRNAFIMTSMMQDVINRGTAVKAKQLGRSDLAGKTGTTSNFIDAWFCGYQKDLVTIAWIGYDEPKPLGSNETGGRVALPLWMDYMDPVLKGIPITANSLPNGVKAAKINSATGLRDEYGDITEYFFSELLPPMIDNSIEFAPKVTRDVKDQLF; via the coding sequence ATGTTAGCTCGTTGGTTATATTATTTTTTCCTTGCATTCTCGGCACTAGGCCTGATTGGAATCCTATTAGCAGGCTTTGCTGCATTGGTTATCTATTCAAACTTACCATCGCTGGAAACGTTAACGGATTACCGTCCTAAAATTCCCTTACGGATATACAGTGATGAAGGTCTATTAATCGGAGAATTTGGTGCAGAGCGTAGAAACGTTGTAACCATTTCTCAAGTTCCAGAAAATCTAAAACAATCAATTCTGGCAGCAGAGGATGATCGTTTTTATGAACACGGTGGTGTCGACTATCTTGGCGTTCTACGAGCAGCCTATTCAAATTTTTCTGCAGGGAGTGTACGACAAGGTGCCAGCACGATAACAATGCAAGTGGCACGCAATTTTTTTCTGACAAGAGAAAAGACTTTTACCAGAAAGCTTAGTGAAACACTATTGGCTTTTAAGATTGAGCATAATCTTACTAAAGATAAAATTTTGGAGCTTTACATCAACCAAATCTATCTAGGACAGCGTAGCTATGGCTTTGCAGCTGCAGCGCAAACATATTTCGGAAAATCTTTACAGGAAATTAATATTGGAGAAGCCGCCATGCTGGCAGGTCTTCCTAAAGCACCCTCCAGTTATAATCCTATCAGTAATCCTAAGCGAGCTAAAAGTCGGCAACTTTACGTCTTAGGAAGATTATATAAACTTAATTACATTTCTAGTAAAGAACTAAGCGAATTAGAAAAACAATCCGTTGCAGTAAAAAAACGTTCAACAACCTCCGCAATGCCGGCAGAATATGTTGCCGAGATGGTTCGCCAAGTCATCTATGATCGATACCAGGAAGATGCATATAATAAAGGCATAAAGGTCTACACAACAATCCGTCAACTTGATCAAGAATCTGCTTATCAGGCTCTACGAAAAAATGTAATCGAATACGACCGGCGTTGGGGTTATCGAGGTCCTGAAGGATTTATTGATTTACTGAAGAATGGAACTAACCAAGAAAAGACACTGAATGATGCGTTGGATGAAATTAACGACAGTGACGATATTTATGCAGCAGTTGTATTGACTGCAAAACCAAATAAAGTACAAGCCTATCGTAGAGGAGGAGAAATCATCGAAATCACTGGTGATGGGCTTAATTTTGTACAAAAATTCCTTACTGAGAAAAAAGAGCCTGGGAAAAAATATATCATTCCTGGTGCATTGATCCGTATTCAGAAAAATCCTAACAATGTATGGCGTATTGTTCAACTGCCTGAAGTTGAATCAGCATTGGTTTCAATTGATTCCAACGATGGCGCAATACGTGCTTTGGTCGGTGGCTTTGATTTTTATAAGAATCAATTTAATCACGTCACTCAAGCATGGCGACAGCCTGGATCCAGCTTCAAGCCTTTCATTTACTCCGCGGCCTTGGAAAAAGACTTCACTCCGGCGACGATCATCAATGATGCACCACTCTCATTCAGTGCCACTCAGACTGGAAGCCAGTTATGGGAACCGAAAAATTTCGATGGTAAATTTGAGGGGCCCATACGTATGCGAACCGCCTTGACTAAATCAAAAAATCTTGCATCTATCCGAATATTACAAGCTATTGGCATACGCTACGCACAAGACTATATAACTCGATTTGGTTTTGATGCGGAACGCCACCCTCCTTATTTACCAATGGCGCTTGGAGCAGGTTCAGTCACACCGATGCAGATGGCCGTGGGTTATGCGGTATTTGCGAATGGCGGATTCCGTGTTGCTCCATACTTTATAAAAAGTATTGAAGATGAAAAAGGTAACGTCATTGAACAGTTTCATCCCATATCAGTATCAAGTGGCGCCAAACGAGTCATTGATCCACGTAATGCATTTATTATGACAAGTATGATGCAAGACGTGATTAACCGTGGCACAGCTGTTAAAGCTAAACAGTTGGGACGTAGCGACCTCGCAGGAAAAACGGGCACTACCAGTAATTTTATAGATGCTTGGTTTTGCGGTTATCAGAAAGATTTAGTTACTATCGCATGGATAGGATATGACGAACCCAAACCGTTAGGCAGCAATGAAACTGGCGGACGTGTTGCATTACCTCTCTGGATGGATTATATGGATCCAGTTTTAAAGGGCATTCCAATAACTGCGAATTCGCTACCTAATGGAGTTAAAGCAGCAAAAATAAACTCAGCCACAGGACTTAGAGATGAGTATGGAGACATTACAGAATATTTCTTTAGTGAATTGCTTCCTCCTATGATCGATAACTCTATTGAGTTTGCACCCAAAGTAACAAGAGATGTCAAAGATCAATTATTCTAA
- a CDS encoding PilN domain-containing protein — protein sequence MIRINLLPHRELKRKARQQQIAVLAGMVGFLGLLVVWGVHDMIAEKIEFQNSRNQYLNEQVAILDKEIAEIREIKNQTQELLTRKQIVETLQNSRSEVVYLLDQLVRLLPDGVYLQSIKQEGHNITLVGYAQSNAWVSTLMRNLESSPWLESPLLIEIKAMTINNVRQNEFNMKIKLKQASVNDVQNSSFNAAG from the coding sequence ATGATTCGTATTAACTTACTGCCTCATCGTGAACTTAAACGTAAAGCAAGACAGCAGCAAATCGCAGTGCTGGCCGGAATGGTCGGATTTTTAGGTTTGCTTGTAGTTTGGGGTGTTCATGACATGATTGCTGAAAAAATAGAATTTCAGAATAGCCGTAATCAATACTTAAATGAGCAGGTTGCGATTTTGGATAAAGAGATTGCAGAGATCCGAGAAATTAAGAATCAGACACAAGAGCTGCTAACACGTAAACAAATCGTGGAGACCTTGCAAAACAGTCGATCCGAGGTTGTTTATTTACTGGATCAATTGGTACGGCTGCTTCCCGATGGCGTATATCTGCAAAGTATCAAACAAGAGGGGCATAACATTACTTTAGTTGGATATGCGCAATCCAATGCATGGGTATCGACACTGATGCGCAATCTTGAATCTTCACCATGGCTTGAGTCGCCATTATTGATAGAAATCAAAGCAATGACGATCAATAATGTGCGTCAAAATGAATTCAATATGAAAATAAAACTCAAGCAAGCATCAGTCAATGATGTGCAAAATTCTTCTTTTAATGCCGCCGGATAG
- a CDS encoding type 4a pilus biogenesis protein PilO, whose product MNNLLIELRQLDINQAGNWPAVFKIAALVILFVAIIVAGHFLVWQDQIETLRNIHAEEETLKNTYLVKKNSAVNLSALRLQLKEIEQSLSALLKQLPDKSEMEALLVDINQAGLGRGLQFELFKPDAQETIHAFYAELPVSIRVTGSYHDIGAFASDVAQLSRIVTLNDVSILPANDGKLVLDAVAKTFRYLDEEEILKQTGSK is encoded by the coding sequence ATGAATAATTTACTCATAGAATTGCGTCAGCTAGATATTAATCAAGCTGGGAATTGGCCGGCGGTATTTAAGATTGCCGCATTGGTAATATTATTTGTTGCGATCATCGTGGCAGGGCATTTTCTGGTTTGGCAAGATCAGATCGAAACGCTGAGAAATATACATGCTGAAGAAGAAACGCTAAAAAACACTTACCTGGTTAAGAAAAATAGTGCTGTCAATCTATCTGCTTTGCGTTTGCAGTTGAAAGAAATTGAGCAATCTCTTAGTGCGTTGTTAAAACAGCTTCCTGATAAATCGGAAATGGAAGCGCTATTGGTGGATATTAATCAAGCTGGCTTAGGTCGTGGCTTGCAGTTTGAATTATTTAAGCCCGATGCGCAGGAAACGATTCATGCATTTTATGCCGAGTTGCCAGTGTCAATCCGAGTGACCGGCAGTTATCATGATATTGGTGCATTTGCCAGTGATGTTGCGCAATTGTCACGAATTGTCACGCTAAATGACGTTAGCATTTTGCCTGCGAATGATGGGAAGCTGGTATTGGATGCGGTTGCAAAGACATTTCGTTATCTGGACGAGGAAGAAATATTAAAGCAGACGGGAAGCAAATAA
- a CDS encoding pilus assembly protein PilM, whose product MFKENFTIDLGFLKMKSSPLIGVDISSSSIKMVELSLTGKGSQTYRIDRYVIESLPVDAMLDGGIANMEAVSEGILRGWKRMGTRYKNVALALPTTDVITKKIIVPAGQREDDLIFQVENEASQYIPFPLDEVDLDFQITRSISDSSEEVEVLIAASRKEKVEDRVAAALSAGLKATVMDVEPYAAQAAFELTLNQLPGGGKDQIIALVDIGATVMKVNVLLNGESIYSRDQSFGGNQLTQEIHNQFNLSLEESEAAKRSGELPKNYQVDVLQPFCETLAIEVMRAIQFFYTSTQYTEVNYIFIAGGSAVIPGLDAIIAARTQVSTLILNPFATMELSSRIIPRQLNLDAPSLLIACGLALRNFDPS is encoded by the coding sequence ATGTTCAAGGAAAATTTTACTATTGATCTGGGCTTCTTAAAAATGAAGTCTTCGCCATTGATCGGTGTGGACATCAGCTCCTCATCGATAAAAATGGTTGAGTTATCACTAACTGGTAAAGGAAGCCAAACTTATCGGATAGATCGCTATGTTATAGAGTCTTTGCCGGTAGATGCAATGCTGGATGGTGGAATTGCCAATATGGAAGCAGTGAGTGAAGGCATACTACGTGGCTGGAAGCGGATGGGAACTCGCTATAAAAATGTAGCATTGGCGTTGCCTACAACAGATGTAATTACAAAAAAAATAATTGTTCCGGCGGGGCAGCGGGAAGATGATTTAATTTTTCAAGTGGAAAATGAGGCCAGCCAATATATTCCATTTCCATTAGATGAGGTTGATCTGGATTTTCAAATCACCAGATCAATTTCCGATAGTTCAGAGGAAGTTGAAGTTCTAATTGCAGCATCACGTAAGGAGAAAGTCGAAGATCGTGTGGCAGCAGCGCTATCTGCCGGTTTAAAGGCCACGGTCATGGATGTGGAACCATATGCGGCGCAAGCAGCGTTTGAGTTAACGCTGAATCAATTGCCAGGAGGGGGGAAAGACCAGATAATCGCATTGGTTGATATCGGTGCAACGGTCATGAAAGTTAATGTGCTGCTCAATGGGGAATCAATATATTCCCGGGATCAATCCTTTGGTGGCAATCAACTAACACAAGAAATACATAATCAATTTAACCTCTCTCTGGAAGAATCTGAAGCAGCCAAGCGTAGCGGAGAGTTGCCTAAGAACTATCAAGTGGATGTTTTGCAACCATTCTGCGAGACATTGGCCATCGAAGTGATGCGCGCCATTCAGTTTTTTTATACCTCCACGCAATATACTGAAGTGAACTATATTTTCATAGCGGGGGGAAGTGCAGTCATTCCCGGACTGGATGCGATTATTGCAGCACGGACGCAAGTCAGCACTCTGATTCTGAATCCTTTTGCAACTATGGAATTGTCGAGTCGTATTATCCCACGGCAATTGAACCTCGATGCACCTTCCCTTTTGATTGCTTGCGGTCTGGCTTTAAGAAATTTTGATCCATCATGA
- a CDS encoding type III pantothenate kinase: MSSILAIDSGNSNIKWGLYSDNQWLKQGNVFYKNVSILENEFIKLSQPTFVIISHVARDETKNQINNLVSHWSTKPQWLCASRFRCSVINGYTNPSQLGSDRWAALIAAWEIEKKPCLVISTGTAVTIDVLSKSGKFLGGVILPGFHLMTKSLLAGTHLASIELGSYEDFPVNTDNAIQTGILHCILGAIDRMYNLLLSNANLVSANCIISGGNASLLIPFFKLPIKVINNLVLEGLIIVANDALKNSESNFLL, from the coding sequence ATGTCCTCTATACTTGCCATTGATTCTGGAAATTCGAATATAAAATGGGGATTGTATAGTGATAATCAATGGCTAAAACAAGGTAATGTATTTTACAAGAATGTTTCTATTCTGGAAAACGAATTCATAAAACTCTCGCAGCCGACTTTCGTTATTATTTCTCATGTTGCTCGTGATGAAACTAAAAATCAAATAAATAACTTAGTTTCTCACTGGTCCACGAAACCACAATGGTTATGTGCTAGTAGGTTTAGATGTAGTGTGATTAACGGTTATACTAATCCAAGTCAGTTAGGAAGTGATCGTTGGGCAGCTTTAATTGCTGCTTGGGAAATTGAGAAGAAGCCCTGCCTAGTTATTAGCACTGGGACTGCAGTGACAATTGATGTTCTTTCGAAATCTGGAAAATTTCTTGGTGGGGTTATACTGCCTGGATTTCATTTAATGACTAAAAGTCTTCTGGCTGGCACTCACCTTGCTAGTATTGAATTGGGTAGCTACGAAGATTTTCCTGTCAATACCGATAATGCGATACAAACCGGAATATTGCATTGCATACTAGGCGCTATTGATCGGATGTACAATCTTTTGTTATCAAATGCAAATCTTGTTTCTGCCAATTGTATCATAAGTGGCGGAAATGCTTCATTATTAATCCCTTTTTTTAAACTTCCAATTAAAGTTATTAATAATTTAGTGTTAGAAGGTTTGATAATAGTTGCTAATGACGCGTTAAAAAATTCAGAATCTAATTTCTTGCTATAA